The DNA region ATTCAgaacactttttaatttactttttacgtGCTGTCTTATCAGGCCAGAAATAGAGCAAAAACAGTCTCCTGTTCCATGACGATCTCACTGCTATTATACCGTCCAGTCTTTCGCCTTGAGAATGTGGTTATTTAACTAACAATGTTTTTAGCAGGAATTCATACGGTCAATTGGTGTTGCAGTGTTAGTATTGTGTTGTTGTTGACCAGGGCGACTACCACCGGTACCTGGCGGAGTTCGCGACGGGCAACGACCGCAAGGAGGCGGCCGAGAACTCGCTGGTCGCGTACAAGGCCGCCTCCGACATCGCCATGACGGAACTGCCCCCCACACACCCCATACGCCTCGGCCTCGCGCTTAACTTCTCCGTAAGTACTCCGCGACACACCATTAACTAGGACCAATCTGAACCCTTGCTGCCTGGGGGAATATTTGTCATGCAAGTGCTGGCTTAACATTtcattaaccctagaaagataatcatattgtgacgtacgttaaagataatcatgcgtaaaattgacgcatgtgttttatcggtctgtatatcgaggtttatttattaatttgaatagatattaagttttattatatttacacttacatactaataataaa from Trichoplusia ni isolate ovarian cell line Hi5 chromosome 18 unlocalized genomic scaffold, tn1 tig00003498_group17, whole genome shotgun sequence includes:
- the LOC113506533 gene encoding 14-3-3 protein epsilon-like, coding for MIRAYRSQVEKELRDICSDILGVLDKHLIPSSQTGESKVFYYKMKGDYHRYLAEFATGNDRKEAAENSLVAYKAASDIAMTELPPTHPIRLGLALNFSVSTPRHTIN